A genomic segment from Modestobacter roseus encodes:
- the chvE gene encoding multiple monosaccharide ABC transporter substrate-binding protein, whose amino-acid sequence MNKKLGLTALGATLALTLAACGGEGAGSTNDTADSAPEDLTIGVSMPTETSERWIADGANVESQLEDAGYQVELLYAGDDIPTQSQQIDQMIAQGADALIVAAIDGTALSAQLQNAADQGIPVISYDRLIRETENVDFYVSFDNFKVGVAQGTALLTGLGVTDEEGNDAGATGPFNIELFAGSLDDNNAGFFFDGAMSVLQPYIDSGVLVVKSGQTGIEQAATLRWSQETAQRRMEDLLTSSYNDGSVVNGVLSPYDGISRGIITALQNAGYGPTQDAQPRPMPVITGQDAEIASVKLIADGVQDSTIFKDTRLLAEQAVAAATAYLEGEEPEANDTDTYDNGVKVVPSYLLPIETVYQDDIQSVLIDSGYYTAEEVAAGQTN is encoded by the coding sequence GTGAACAAGAAGCTGGGCCTCACCGCCCTGGGCGCCACGCTGGCGCTCACCCTCGCCGCATGTGGCGGCGAGGGCGCCGGCAGCACCAACGACACCGCGGACTCGGCTCCCGAGGACCTCACCATCGGCGTCTCGATGCCGACCGAGACCTCCGAGCGCTGGATCGCCGACGGCGCCAACGTCGAGTCCCAGCTCGAGGACGCCGGGTACCAGGTCGAGCTGCTCTACGCGGGTGACGACATCCCCACCCAGTCCCAGCAGATCGACCAGATGATCGCCCAGGGCGCCGACGCGCTGATCGTCGCCGCGATCGACGGCACCGCGCTCAGCGCGCAGCTGCAGAACGCCGCCGACCAGGGCATCCCGGTGATCAGCTACGACCGGCTGATCCGGGAGACCGAGAACGTCGACTTCTACGTCAGCTTCGACAACTTCAAGGTCGGCGTCGCGCAGGGCACCGCCCTGCTGACCGGCCTGGGTGTCACCGACGAGGAGGGCAACGACGCCGGGGCCACCGGCCCGTTCAACATCGAGCTGTTCGCCGGCTCGCTGGACGACAACAACGCCGGGTTCTTCTTCGACGGCGCGATGTCGGTGCTGCAGCCCTACATCGACAGCGGTGTGCTGGTCGTCAAGTCCGGCCAGACCGGCATCGAGCAGGCCGCCACGCTGCGCTGGTCGCAGGAGACCGCGCAGCGGCGCATGGAGGACCTGCTGACCTCCAGCTACAACGACGGCTCGGTCGTCAACGGCGTGCTGTCGCCCTACGACGGCATCTCCCGCGGCATCATCACCGCCCTGCAGAACGCCGGATACGGCCCGACGCAGGACGCGCAGCCCCGGCCGATGCCGGTGATCACCGGGCAGGACGCCGAGATCGCCTCGGTCAAGCTGATCGCCGACGGCGTGCAGGACTCGACGATCTTCAAGGACACCCGGCTGCTGGCCGAGCAGGCCGTCGCCGCCGCGACCGCCTACCTCGAGGGCGAGGAGCCGGAGGCCAACGACACCGACACGTACGACAACGGTGTCAAGGTCGTCCCGTCCTACCTGCTGCCGATCGAGACGGTCTACCAGGACGACATCCAGTCGGTCCTGATCGACTCCGGCTACTACACGGCCGAAGAGGTTGCCGCCGGTCAGACCAACTGA
- a CDS encoding glutamate mutase L: MTIRLACVDIGSTWTKAALVELPGGRLLDTRQAPTTPDDVVAGVLAATAGWDAEVRACSSAGGGLRLAVVGYEELISAEAGHRAALSAGARVVHVAAGRLDGGALAALADASPDVVLLVGGTDGGDATVLRHNAAALAGVAAPAPVVLAGNAAVRDEVAAVLTAAGAPVTAVGNVLPDIGLLAPEPARAAIREVFLTHVIGGDRLSADARLRRWVRAVTPDAVLDGVAALAALRVDAECPGVLVLDVGGATTDVHCVPAVDAEQAGLQRAAVGVPARRRTVEGDLGVHSSAGALRTAARAEGLADPGEEPLALGEAAAVVALRRHLRAEAGYGPGGASARGVGLVVLSGGVFRHAAPNDVAAVVDRVAADRGGAGGVLGRADVVVDTRYVLAAAGLLAGDEPAAAAGLLGALLPG, from the coding sequence GTGACCATCCGGCTGGCCTGCGTCGACATCGGCTCGACCTGGACCAAGGCGGCGCTGGTCGAGCTGCCCGGCGGGCGGCTGCTGGACACCCGCCAGGCGCCCACCACCCCCGACGACGTCGTCGCCGGCGTGCTCGCCGCCACCGCCGGGTGGGACGCCGAGGTGCGCGCCTGCTCCAGCGCCGGGGGCGGGCTGCGGCTGGCGGTCGTCGGCTACGAGGAGCTGATCAGCGCCGAGGCCGGGCACCGGGCCGCGCTCTCCGCCGGCGCCAGGGTGGTGCACGTGGCCGCCGGTCGGCTCGACGGCGGTGCGCTGGCCGCGCTCGCGGACGCCAGCCCGGACGTCGTCCTGCTGGTCGGGGGCACCGACGGCGGCGACGCCACGGTGCTGCGGCACAACGCGGCGGCGCTGGCCGGGGTGGCGGCGCCCGCGCCGGTGGTGCTGGCCGGCAACGCCGCGGTCCGCGACGAGGTGGCCGCGGTGCTGACCGCCGCCGGCGCGCCCGTCACGGCGGTCGGCAACGTGCTGCCCGACATCGGGCTGCTCGCCCCGGAGCCGGCCCGCGCGGCGATCCGCGAGGTGTTCCTGACCCACGTCATCGGCGGGGACCGCTTGTCGGCCGACGCGCGGCTGCGCCGGTGGGTGCGCGCGGTCACCCCGGACGCGGTGCTCGACGGCGTCGCGGCGCTCGCCGCGCTGCGTGTGGACGCGGAGTGCCCGGGCGTGCTGGTGCTCGACGTCGGCGGGGCCACCACCGACGTGCACTGCGTGCCCGCGGTCGATGCCGAGCAAGCCGGGCTGCAGCGCGCGGCGGTCGGCGTGCCGGCCCGGCGGCGCACCGTGGAGGGCGACCTCGGGGTGCACAGCAGCGCCGGTGCCCTGCGCACCGCCGCCCGGGCCGAGGGGCTGGCCGACCCGGGCGAGGAGCCGCTGGCGCTGGGCGAGGCCGCGGCCGTCGTCGCGCTGCGCCGGCACCTGCGGGCGGAGGCCGGCTACGGGCCGGGCGGGGCCAGCGCGCGCGGGGTCGGGCTGGTCGTGCTCTCCGGCGGGGTCTTCCGGCACGCGGCACCGAACGACGTCGCCGCGGTCGTGGACCGGGTGGCCGCCGACCGGGGTGGTGCGGGCGGGGTGCTGGGGCGCGCCGACGTCGTCGTCGACACGCGGTACGTGCTGGCCGCCGCGGGGCTGCTGGCCGGCGACGAACCGGCGGCCGCCGCCGGACTGCTCGGCGCGCTGCTGCCGGGCTGA
- a CDS encoding saccharopine dehydrogenase family protein, whose translation MTPRIVLFGATGHTGGRVAAALVARGAHPVLAGRDPGRLGELADRLGADGGPLETARADVTDAGSVRALLSAGDVLVSTVGPFLRLGEPAVTAAVDAGAVYLDSTGEPPFLRRVFEEFGPRAERSGAALLTAFGHDYVPGNLAAALALADAGSRAHRVDVGYALDGVRGQAFSRGTFTSLLGVALEEGHAFRDGRLVEEPAGTRTWVFDAAGRRREGLSVGGSEHLALPGLAPTLREVGVCLDWFGPATPVAHRLAPLAPRLRRVPGAQAGLTRLTDLVAGRFAEAPSAGGEVRTTVVAEVRDVRGTRVARAELTGPDPYAMTADLLAWGAVRAAAGGVTGVGALGPVQAFGLAELTAGAATAGLLRR comes from the coding sequence ATGACTCCCCGGATCGTCCTGTTCGGCGCCACCGGCCACACCGGTGGGCGGGTCGCGGCGGCGCTGGTAGCCCGCGGTGCGCACCCGGTGCTCGCCGGCCGCGACCCCGGCCGGCTGGGCGAGCTGGCCGATCGGCTCGGTGCCGACGGCGGCCCGCTGGAGACGGCGCGGGCCGACGTCACCGACGCCGGCTCGGTCCGCGCCCTGCTGTCGGCCGGGGACGTGCTGGTCAGCACCGTCGGCCCGTTCCTCCGCCTCGGCGAGCCGGCGGTCACCGCCGCGGTCGACGCCGGCGCGGTGTACCTGGACTCGACCGGCGAGCCGCCCTTCCTGCGCCGGGTGTTCGAGGAGTTCGGCCCCCGCGCCGAGCGCTCCGGCGCCGCCCTCCTCACCGCCTTCGGGCACGACTACGTGCCCGGCAACCTCGCCGCCGCGCTGGCCCTGGCCGATGCCGGGTCCCGCGCGCACCGGGTCGACGTCGGCTACGCCCTGGACGGGGTGCGCGGCCAGGCCTTCTCCCGCGGCACGTTCACCTCGCTGCTGGGCGTCGCGCTGGAGGAGGGGCACGCCTTCCGGGACGGCCGGCTGGTCGAGGAGCCGGCCGGCACCCGCACCTGGGTCTTCGACGCGGCCGGGCGCCGGCGCGAGGGGCTGTCGGTCGGCGGGTCGGAGCACCTCGCGCTGCCCGGGCTCGCGCCCACGCTGCGGGAGGTCGGTGTCTGCCTGGACTGGTTCGGCCCGGCCACCCCGGTCGCGCACCGGCTCGCGCCGCTGGCGCCCCGGCTGCGGCGGGTCCCCGGGGCGCAGGCCGGCCTGACCCGGCTCACCGACCTGGTCGCCGGCCGGTTCGCCGAGGCGCCGTCGGCGGGCGGGGAGGTGCGCACCACCGTCGTCGCCGAGGTCCGCGACGTCCGGGGCACCCGGGTGGCCCGGGCCGAGCTGACCGGCCCCGACCCCTACGCGATGACCGCCGACCTGCTCGCCTGGGGCGCGGTGCGCGCCGCCGCCGGCGGCGTGACCGGGGTCGGGGCCCTCGGACCGGTGCAGGCCTTCGGCCTGGCGGAGCTCACCGCCGGCGCCGCCACGGCGGGGCTGCTGCGGCGGTGA
- a CDS encoding rhodanese-like domain-containing protein: MMPQQIPTVPAAEVPEDAVVLDVREDDEWAAGHIEGATHIRMGDVPARLDEVPEGDPVYVTCRSGGRSARVAAWLNQNGYDAVNVGGGMGEWDAAGRPMVSETGRPAYVV; the protein is encoded by the coding sequence ATGATGCCTCAGCAGATCCCGACCGTGCCGGCTGCCGAGGTCCCCGAGGACGCCGTCGTGCTGGACGTCCGCGAGGACGACGAGTGGGCCGCCGGGCACATCGAGGGCGCCACCCACATCCGGATGGGCGACGTGCCGGCGCGGCTGGACGAGGTGCCCGAGGGCGACCCGGTCTACGTCACCTGCCGCAGCGGCGGCCGCTCCGCCCGGGTGGCCGCGTGGCTGAACCAGAACGGCTACGACGCGGTGAACGTCGGCGGCGGCATGGGCGAGTGGGACGCCGCCGGCCGGCCGATGGTCAGCGAGACCGGCCGCCCGGCCTACGTCGTGTGA
- a CDS encoding PH domain-containing protein — translation MTAPPQPAAPVGRRTSPRVLLVHTVTFKQARSLVPVALAVAAGRGLDGGPWAAAALVVGVTVLSLAWAALTWWRFSYAAGETSVVVTRGLVSRSTRTVPIDRIRGVEVETPLLHRLFGLVRVRIDAAAGAAGNDEELVVDGVPRAEGDRLREHLLSHRHAAPAVATGRHSAPEPAEEELVRLRPGWLLYAPLIGTYLVVPLAAVGALFRLVDELPDDFVPELTPGVEQLDLVDGWFIAAVVAGALVLLAVASVLGAAVVNWRFRLVRRGGSLVAERGLLTRRHTDLEVDRIRGCAVSDGLGMRLVGAARATALVTGLGDAARRGQLLPLGPRAQAWLLSDALAPSPGPLRPHPRAALRRLVLRALVPALVVLLAGAVLTARSGWWPLLAVGGVLTVLAYPVARARYASLGHAAGGSTLAVRSGWLVREHVVLQRRAVVGWEVRQTFFQRRAGLATVQACVGAGSGGYAAVDMAADEAAGFAVVASGPWAGTLAR, via the coding sequence GTGACGGCGCCGCCCCAGCCGGCGGCCCCGGTCGGCCGGCGCACGTCCCCGCGGGTGCTGCTGGTGCACACGGTCACCTTCAAGCAGGCCCGCTCGCTGGTGCCGGTCGCGCTGGCGGTCGCCGCCGGCCGGGGGCTGGACGGCGGGCCCTGGGCGGCCGCGGCGCTCGTCGTCGGGGTGACGGTGCTGTCGCTGGCCTGGGCCGCGCTGACCTGGTGGCGGTTCAGCTACGCCGCCGGGGAGACCTCGGTGGTCGTCACCCGCGGGCTGGTGTCCCGCTCCACCCGGACCGTGCCGATCGACCGGATCCGGGGCGTGGAGGTCGAGACCCCGCTGCTGCACCGGCTGTTCGGGCTGGTCCGGGTGCGGATCGACGCCGCTGCCGGCGCCGCCGGGAACGACGAGGAGCTCGTCGTGGACGGCGTGCCCCGCGCCGAGGGCGACCGGTTGCGGGAGCACCTGCTCTCCCACCGGCACGCGGCCCCCGCGGTGGCCACCGGCCGGCACTCCGCGCCGGAGCCGGCCGAGGAGGAGCTGGTGCGGCTGCGGCCCGGCTGGCTGCTGTACGCGCCGCTGATCGGCACCTACCTGGTGGTGCCGCTGGCCGCGGTCGGCGCGCTGTTCCGGCTGGTCGACGAGCTGCCCGACGACTTCGTCCCCGAACTGACCCCCGGGGTCGAGCAGCTGGACCTCGTCGACGGCTGGTTCATCGCCGCGGTGGTGGCCGGGGCACTGGTGCTGCTGGCGGTCGCGTCGGTGCTGGGGGCCGCGGTGGTCAACTGGCGGTTCCGGCTGGTCCGCCGCGGCGGGTCGCTGGTCGCCGAGCGCGGGCTGCTCACCCGCCGGCACACCGACCTGGAGGTCGACCGGATCCGCGGCTGCGCGGTGAGCGACGGGCTGGGCATGCGCCTGGTCGGCGCCGCCCGGGCCACCGCCCTGGTCACCGGCCTGGGCGACGCCGCCCGCCGCGGTCAGCTGCTGCCGCTGGGACCCCGCGCCCAGGCCTGGCTGCTGAGCGACGCCCTGGCGCCGAGCCCGGGGCCGCTGCGCCCGCACCCGCGCGCCGCGCTGCGCCGCCTGGTGCTGCGCGCGCTGGTGCCCGCCCTCGTCGTCCTGCTGGCCGGGGCAGTGCTCACCGCACGGTCGGGCTGGTGGCCGCTGCTGGCCGTCGGCGGGGTGCTGACCGTGCTGGCGTACCCGGTCGCGCGGGCGCGGTACGCCTCGCTCGGGCACGCGGCGGGCGGGTCGACGCTCGCGGTGCGGTCGGGCTGGCTGGTGCGCGAGCACGTGGTGCTGCAGCGGCGGGCGGTGGTCGGCTGGGAGGTGCGGCAGACCTTCTTCCAGCGGCGGGCCGGGCTGGCCACCGTGCAGGCCTGCGTCGGCGCGGGCAGCGGCGGCTACGCGGCGGTCGACATGGCCGCGGACGAGGCCGCGGGCTTCGCCGTCGTCGCCTCGGGTCCGTGGGCAGGCACTCTCGCCCGCTGA
- a CDS encoding long-chain fatty acid--CoA ligase produces MRGLMQDVPLTIDTIFRHAEAHHGDVPIVTNSPTGPTRTTYAEWARRTRRLGGVLDTLGVSADGRVGTFAWNSARHLELYFAVPCTGRVLHTLNVRLFPEQLTYIANHAEDEVVFVDRTVLPLLWPLIDTMPTVRHVVVMDDGGDAEVPDDPRVHDYEELVAAAEPVEFDVRDERSAAAMCYTSGTTGNPKGVVYSHRSTVLHTMAVVAPNGFGIGIDDVAMPVVPMFHANAWGIAQAAPAAGAAMVFPGPMMQPQALADLIVTESVTFTAGVPTIWQGMLPHLAGRPHRLRKIGCGGSAVPPALSRAYEEQVGLPIYQAWGMTETHPVASGGTLARRYDDADAETITAQRARQGIPLFGVEARIVEAGTTDPLPWDDVATGELQVRGPWCAQEYYEADAGTELTTPDGWMKTGDVAAMDAFGSIRIADRTKDLIKSGGEWISSVDLENAIMSHPAVAEAAVVAVPSPKWGERPLACVVLKAGETATEQEILDHVRPQVASWWLPDAVEFIDEVPKTSVGKFSKKDLRARFAEFPATS; encoded by the coding sequence ATGCGCGGGCTGATGCAGGACGTCCCTCTCACGATCGACACGATCTTCCGGCACGCCGAGGCCCACCACGGCGACGTCCCGATCGTCACCAACTCCCCCACCGGCCCGACCCGCACGACCTACGCCGAGTGGGCACGGCGCACCCGGCGGCTGGGCGGCGTCCTGGACACCCTGGGGGTCAGCGCCGACGGCCGGGTGGGCACCTTCGCCTGGAACTCCGCCCGCCACCTGGAGCTCTACTTCGCCGTCCCGTGCACCGGGCGGGTGCTGCACACGCTCAACGTGCGGCTCTTCCCCGAGCAGCTGACCTACATCGCCAACCACGCCGAGGACGAGGTCGTCTTCGTCGACCGCACGGTGCTCCCGCTGCTCTGGCCGCTGATCGACACGATGCCGACCGTCCGGCACGTGGTGGTGATGGACGACGGCGGGGACGCCGAGGTGCCCGACGACCCGCGGGTGCACGACTACGAGGAGCTCGTCGCCGCCGCCGAGCCGGTCGAGTTCGACGTCCGGGACGAGCGGTCGGCCGCGGCGATGTGCTACACGAGCGGCACCACCGGCAACCCGAAGGGCGTCGTCTACTCGCACCGCTCGACGGTGCTGCACACGATGGCGGTGGTCGCGCCGAACGGCTTCGGCATCGGGATCGACGACGTCGCGATGCCCGTCGTCCCGATGTTCCACGCCAACGCCTGGGGCATCGCGCAGGCGGCGCCGGCGGCCGGGGCGGCGATGGTGTTCCCCGGGCCGATGATGCAGCCGCAGGCGCTGGCCGACCTGATCGTCACCGAGAGCGTCACCTTCACCGCCGGGGTGCCCACCATCTGGCAGGGGATGCTGCCGCACCTGGCCGGCCGCCCCCACCGGCTGCGCAAGATCGGCTGCGGCGGCTCCGCGGTGCCGCCCGCGCTGTCCCGGGCCTACGAGGAGCAGGTCGGGCTGCCGATCTACCAGGCCTGGGGCATGACCGAGACCCACCCGGTCGCCTCCGGCGGCACGCTCGCCCGGCGGTACGACGACGCCGACGCCGAGACGATCACCGCCCAGCGGGCGCGGCAGGGCATCCCGCTGTTCGGGGTGGAGGCGCGCATCGTCGAGGCCGGCACCACCGACCCGCTGCCCTGGGACGACGTCGCCACCGGCGAGCTGCAGGTGCGCGGGCCGTGGTGCGCGCAGGAGTACTACGAGGCCGACGCCGGCACCGAGCTGACCACGCCCGACGGGTGGATGAAGACCGGCGACGTCGCGGCGATGGACGCCTTCGGCAGCATCCGGATCGCCGACCGCACCAAGGACCTGATCAAGTCCGGCGGCGAGTGGATCTCCTCGGTCGACCTGGAGAACGCGATCATGAGCCACCCGGCGGTCGCCGAGGCCGCGGTCGTGGCGGTCCCCAGCCCGAAGTGGGGCGAGCGGCCGCTGGCCTGCGTCGTGCTGAAGGCCGGGGAGACCGCCACCGAGCAGGAGATCCTGGACCACGTGCGGCCGCAGGTGGCCAGTTGGTGGCTGCCCGACGCGGTCGAGTTCATCGACGAGGTGCCGAAGACCAGCGTCGGCAAGTTCTCCAAGAAGGACCTGCGCGCCCGCTTCGCCGAGTTCCCCGCCACCTCCTGA
- a CDS encoding glycoside hydrolase family 5 protein encodes MTNARGQVIQVDGDRLVGSDGGTVVLRGTSLGGWLNMENFITGFPGTESQQRRALRAALGEEGYDRFSGRFLDDFFTDADAQYLASLGLNCVRIPFSYRHFEDDMRPGELKAEGFRRLDQAVDACARAGIHSILDLHAVPGAQNQHWHSDNPTHWAHFWTHRHFQDRVVGLWEALAEHYRGNPWVAGYNPVNEPGDAVGEAIGPFYRRLEAAIRAVDPDHVLFLDGNRYSTQFDQLGDPLPNTVYTAHDYALPGFVDGGPYPGLSRGRFVDRGVVEQTFLERTAYMRETGTPIWVGEFGPVYTGDPARDAQRYQLLRDQLELYREHGASWALWTYKDIGLQGLVTVPPTSPYLERIAPVLAKKARLGVDSWGSTDAGVRDVLAPIEELVAREFPDFQPYPWGQQRWVHGIVRHVLLAEAMVGDFGAAFTGVPPAEAEELAGAFAFDRCVVREPLAQLLRDSA; translated from the coding sequence GTGACGAATGCGCGGGGGCAGGTCATCCAGGTCGACGGCGACCGGCTCGTCGGATCCGACGGCGGCACCGTGGTGCTCCGCGGCACGAGCCTCGGCGGCTGGCTGAACATGGAGAACTTCATCACCGGCTTCCCGGGGACGGAGTCCCAGCAGCGGCGCGCGCTGCGGGCCGCGCTGGGCGAGGAGGGGTACGACCGGTTCTCCGGCCGCTTCCTCGACGACTTCTTCACCGACGCCGACGCGCAGTACCTGGCCTCGCTCGGGCTGAACTGCGTGCGCATCCCGTTCAGCTACCGGCACTTCGAGGACGACATGCGCCCGGGGGAGCTGAAGGCCGAGGGGTTCCGCCGGCTGGACCAGGCCGTCGACGCCTGCGCCCGCGCCGGGATCCACAGCATCCTCGACCTGCACGCCGTCCCCGGCGCGCAGAACCAGCACTGGCACAGCGACAACCCGACCCACTGGGCGCACTTCTGGACCCACCGGCACTTCCAGGACCGCGTCGTCGGCCTGTGGGAGGCGCTCGCCGAGCACTACCGCGGCAACCCGTGGGTGGCCGGCTACAACCCGGTCAACGAGCCCGGCGACGCCGTCGGCGAGGCGATCGGCCCGTTCTACCGGCGGCTGGAGGCCGCGATCCGCGCCGTCGACCCCGACCACGTGCTGTTCCTCGACGGCAACCGCTACTCCACCCAGTTCGACCAGCTCGGCGACCCGCTGCCCAACACCGTCTACACCGCGCACGACTACGCCCTGCCGGGCTTCGTCGACGGCGGCCCGTACCCGGGGCTGAGCCGCGGCAGGTTCGTCGACCGGGGCGTCGTCGAGCAGACGTTCCTGGAGCGGACGGCGTACATGCGCGAGACCGGGACGCCGATCTGGGTCGGTGAGTTCGGGCCGGTCTACACCGGCGACCCCGCCCGGGACGCCCAGCGGTACCAGCTGCTCCGCGACCAGCTCGAGCTCTACCGCGAGCACGGCGCGAGCTGGGCGCTGTGGACCTACAAGGACATCGGCCTGCAGGGCCTGGTCACCGTCCCGCCCACCTCGCCCTACCTGGAACGGATCGCCCCGGTGCTGGCGAAGAAGGCCCGGCTGGGCGTCGACTCCTGGGGCTCGACCGACGCCGGCGTCCGCGACGTGCTGGCGCCGATCGAGGAGCTCGTCGCCCGGGAGTTCCCCGACTTCCAGCCCTACCCCTGGGGTCAGCAGCGGTGGGTCCACGGCATCGTCCGGCACGTGCTGCTCGCCGAGGCGATGGTCGGTGACTTCGGGGCCGCGTTCACCGGGGTGCCGCCGGCGGAGGCCGAGGAGCTGGCCGGGGCGTTCGCCTTCGACCGCTGCGTCGTCCGGGAGCCGCTGGCGCAGCTGCTGCGCGACTCCGCGTGA
- a CDS encoding response regulator, with protein MDVVVVDDHPLFSRGLELLLPPESDGRVRVVATTDDASAGAALVLRHHADVAVVDLHMPPPGGTRAIAAIRRADPMVRIVALSGLAEADAALEALRAGASGFLPKTASPEALVRPLLAVLDGWSVIPESLLRQLLDDAAPTADQGIAARLTADDRRLWRLVAAGTSTVDIATTLHVSERTVKRLVANLLRQLKVATRVEAAALAGRVGLGEDGAG; from the coding sequence GTGGACGTGGTCGTCGTCGACGACCACCCCTTGTTCAGCCGGGGCCTGGAGCTGCTGCTCCCCCCGGAGAGCGATGGCCGGGTACGCGTGGTGGCCACCACGGACGACGCGTCGGCCGGCGCCGCGCTCGTGCTGCGGCACCACGCGGACGTCGCCGTCGTCGACCTGCACATGCCGCCCCCCGGCGGCACCCGGGCGATCGCGGCGATCCGCCGGGCCGACCCGATGGTGCGCATCGTGGCGCTGTCCGGGCTGGCCGAGGCCGACGCCGCGCTGGAGGCGCTGCGCGCCGGCGCGAGCGGCTTCCTCCCCAAGACCGCCAGCCCGGAGGCGCTGGTGCGGCCGCTGCTCGCCGTGCTGGACGGCTGGTCGGTGATCCCGGAGTCGCTGTTGCGGCAACTGCTCGACGACGCCGCGCCCACCGCCGACCAGGGCATCGCCGCCCGGCTGACGGCCGACGACCGCCGGCTGTGGCGGCTGGTCGCGGCCGGGACGAGCACCGTCGACATCGCCACGACGCTGCACGTCTCGGAGCGCACGGTGAAGCGGCTGGTGGCCAACCTGCTGCGCCAGCTGAAGGTGGCCACCCGGGTGGAGGCCGCGGCGCTGGCCGGCCGGGTCGGGCTCGGGGAGGACGGCGCGGGCTGA
- a CDS encoding PH domain-containing protein — protein MSAPLPARDPAWPLSRSAIGLWTVQGALGVLFWAAAVAAFWLFVPLDAGGWVRLLRWAAVALLVVDLVLAVGVQPRLRWRVHRWEVTGEAVYTLTGWLNRTWTLVPISRIQTVDVNRGLLQTMFGLATVSVLTASSQGTVRIWHLEVDVARQVAEDLARRAEQVRDVAT, from the coding sequence ATGTCCGCTCCCCTGCCGGCCCGGGACCCCGCCTGGCCGCTGTCCCGGTCGGCCATCGGCCTGTGGACGGTGCAGGGCGCGCTGGGCGTGCTGTTCTGGGCGGCCGCCGTGGCCGCGTTCTGGCTGTTCGTGCCGCTGGACGCCGGCGGCTGGGTGCGCCTGCTGCGCTGGGCCGCGGTCGCCCTGCTCGTCGTCGACCTGGTCCTCGCCGTCGGCGTGCAGCCGCGGCTGCGCTGGCGGGTGCACCGGTGGGAGGTCACCGGCGAGGCGGTCTACACGCTCACCGGCTGGCTGAACCGCACCTGGACGCTGGTGCCGATCTCGCGGATCCAGACCGTCGACGTCAACCGCGGCCTGCTGCAGACGATGTTCGGCCTGGCCACCGTCTCGGTGCTCACCGCGTCGTCGCAGGGCACGGTGCGGATCTGGCACCTGGAGGTCGACGTCGCCCGGCAGGTCGCCGAGGACCTCGCCCGCCGCGCGGAGCAGGTGCGGGACGTCGCCACGTGA